Proteins encoded within one genomic window of Fragaria vesca subsp. vesca linkage group LG1, FraVesHawaii_1.0, whole genome shotgun sequence:
- the LOC101309975 gene encoding ankyrin repeat-containing protein At5g02620-like gives MNPSSSSETQVPEVELAETNQEDTTGGETVYGMDLDVYTAAKEGNTAALEKREHLHQMLSPTKNTVLHIYIARATSTNLEEIHESAKIVEKMLKICPPLLLLTNENGDTALHAAAKHGRTAIVKVLVQAAKEENQKRTLSFLTLLIEMERLLFTWLSKGDFVIYFFKSYTHKNPAYEGPNGRTCLHAAIIRNDKEMTGKLLEWKRELTKVVDDQGCTPLHLAASMGRTLIAKQLLECDRSAAYIKEKEHKRTALHFAAHYGHEGVMKNIIRECPDCCELVDDKHQNILHTAIMKGQVALGHIALKDPWLSNVLLNGKDDNGDTPLHRIAYNKSLSFFFLGTRFATDARIDNMAFNKKNQNALNILQEDERNFAGAYMGQRLQDKLKQSGVVLGRRIVPNVRKTENVNKTVMKNEGDERGGKLGDTHLLVAILIATVSFAAGFTMPGGYQSDKGPDQGSAILSRSTAFQAFVVTNTIAMTLSSCAVFLNLYSSMYAKRNVLFTTLYAVSMFTLLALVAMVIAFITGTYAVLGHSSGLGITICVLGSLLFFVLYEVMIYDETALRVAIPLVPLSIFFLLIFFLMIKMFAVMGKLRHLCVGSNSSAPKREGRWSNSTPATSTSSQLRSDKEMVVYNRC, from the exons ATGAATCCCTCCAGTTCATCGGAGACTCAAGTACCGGAGGTAGAGCTAGCAGAGACCAACCAGGAAGACACAACAGGCGGAGAAACTGTATATGGCATGGACCTTGATGTTTATACTGCTGCGAAAGAAGGCAATACTGCTGCCCTGGAAAAGAGAGAGCATCTTCACCAAATGTTGTCTCCAACTAAGAACACTGTTCTCCATATTTATATAGCACGTGCAACATCAACCAATCTTGAAGAAATACACGAGTCAGCCAAGATTGTCGAGAAGATGCTTAAAATATGTCCGCCTCTTCTGTTGCTGACCAACGAGAATGGTGACACTGCATTACACGCTGCGGCTAAACACGGACGCACTGCTATAGTTAAAGTTCTTGTTCAGGCTGCCAAAGAGGAAAACCAGAAG AGGACCCTGAGTTTTCTCACTCTGCTAATCGAGATGGAGAGACTCCTCTTTACATGGCTGTCGAAAGGGGATTTCGTGATCTATTTTTTCAAATCCTATACACATAAAAATCCAGCTTACGAAGGACCCAATGGTAGAACATGTTTGCATGCTGCAATCATACGCAACGATAAAG AAATGACAGGAAAGTTACTAGAATGGAAAAGGGAGCTGACAAAAGTAGTAGATGATCAAGGTTGTACTCCGCTTCACCTTGCTGCATCAATGGGTCGCACTTTGATCGCGAAACAACTACTCGAGTGTGACAGATCTGCAGCCTACATTAAGGAGAAAGAACATAAGAGGACAGCTCTTCACTTTGCAGCTCACTATGGCCATGAAGGCGTTATGAAAAACATTATTAGGGAATGCCCTGATTGTTGTGAATTGGTAGATGACAAACATCAAAATATCCTACACACTGCTATTATGAAAGGCCAAGTCGCCTTAGGGCATATTGCTCTCAAAGATCCATGGCTTAGCAATGTTCTCTTGAATGGCAAGGATGATAATGGAGACACACCCCTCCACCGTATTGCTTATAACAAATCATTGAGTTTTTTTTTTCTTGGTACTAGGTTTGCAACAGATGCTCGAATTGACAATATGGCATTTAACAAAAAGAATCAAAATGCTTTGAACATCCTTCAAGAAGATGAGAGAAATTTTGCCGGAGCATACATG GGACAACGACTTCAAGACAAGCTGAAACAGAGTGGTGTCGTACTTGGTCGCCGAATTGTACCAAATGTAAGGAAAACAGAAAATGTTAACAAGACAGTTATGAAGAATGAAGGTGATGAGAGAGGCGGAAAACTTGGGGATACTCATCTGTTAGTGGCTATACTAATAGCAACTGTAAGTTTTGCAGCAGGGTTTACCATGCCTGGTGGTTACCAAAGTGATAAAGGACCAGACCAAGGCTCTGCAATTCTAAGTAGAAGTACAGCTTTCCAAGCTTTTGTCGTAACAAATACCATAGCCATGACTTTGTCCAGTTGTGCTGTCTTCTTGAACCTTTATTCATCCATGTATGCAAAGCGGAACGTATTGTTTACGACCCTTTACGCAGTAAGCATGTTCACCTTGTTGGCTTTAGTTGCAATGGTGATTGCATTTATTACTGGCACATATGCAGTACTGGGTCATTCTTCAGGTCTTGGCATCACGATTTGTGTTCTTGGCAGCCTTCTCTTCTTCGTCTTATATGAGGTTATGATTTATGATGAAACAGCACTTCGAGTAGCAATACCTTTGGTTCCTTTGAGCATCTTTTTTTTGCTCATTTTCTTTTTGATGATTAAGATGTTTGCTGTAATGGGAAAATTACGTCACCTTTGTGTCGGGAGTAACTCATCTGCGCCAAAAAGAGAAGGAAGATGGTCCAACAGTACTCCTGCTACGAGCACCTCTTCTCAATTACGCTCAGACAAAGAAATGGTTGTATACAACAGATGTTAA
- the LOC101310267 gene encoding ankyrin repeat and death domain-containing protein 1A-like, whose amino-acid sequence MAAHSSEMQVSPPDDLRDHEARLEEAIPEATGGDECLEGMELAVYNAAKQGDIVALSNSEHRDHLHQILTPTGNTILHIYIACATSFDLKEVSKSAIGVEKILQMCPPLLLQSNKIGDTALHIAARYGCTAIVEMILQIGKKNRDEGEGAWPRIISKKNKEGNTALHEAVRFNHFDVVKMLSLTTQDVHEQISYSANVAEETPLYMAAERGYRDVVFQILLSCTDPAYQGPNGRTALHAAVIRNHKG is encoded by the coding sequence ATGGCGGCCCATTCATCTGAGATGCAGGTATCACCGCCTGATGATCTTCGTGATCATGAGGCTAGGCTAGAAGAGGCCATTCCGGAAGCTACCGGAGGCGATGAATGTTTGGAAGGCATGGAGCTTGCTGTATACAATGCCGCAAAACAAGGCGACATTGTTGCCCTTTCGAATTCAGAACATAGGGATCATCTTCACCAAATATTGACTCCAACTGGAAACACAATCCTCCATATCTACATAGCATGTGCAACGTCATTCGATCTCAAAGAAGTGAGCAAATCAGCCATCGGCGTCGAGAAGATTCTTCAAATGTGTCCACCACTACTGCTGCAGTCCAACAAGATCGGCGACACTGCATTACACATTGCGGCAAGATACGGATGCACTGCTATAGTTGAAATGATTTTGCAGATTGGCAAAAAAAATCGTGACGAAGGAGAGGGAGCTTGGCCGAGAATCATCAGCAAAAAAAATAAGGAGGGAAACACAGCCTTGCACGAGGCCGTGCGGTTTAATCACTTTGATGTGGTGAAGATGTTGTCGTTGACCACACAAGATGTTCATGAGCAGATTTCCTACTCTGCTAATGTCGCCGAAGAGACTCCTCTATACATGGCTGCCGAAAGGGGATATCGTGATGTGGTTTTTCAAATCCTACTAAGTTGCACAGATCCAGCTTACCAAGGCCCCAATGGTAGAACTGCTCTACATGCTGCAGTCATACGCAACCATAAAGGTTAG